DNA sequence from the Eptesicus fuscus isolate TK198812 chromosome 7, DD_ASM_mEF_20220401, whole genome shotgun sequence genome:
GGATGTGTACTCCAACCTGGAAGCTGTCCAAACTCTGTCCTGGTGGAGTGTGTGGAGGTTTTGTTAcacaggcatgattgattaaaccattggccattggtgattgattcaacctccagcccctctacCCTCCCTGGATatggtgggactgaaagttccaatcCTCTAATCCTGGCTGGTTTCCCCAGTAACCAACTTTAGAGGCATCCAAATGTCACCACATTAACATAAACTCAGGTCTGGTTGAAAGAGGCTTGTTTCAAATAACAGAAGACATCCATTTCACCTTCGTGGCTCTGGTGCTATTTGAGGAACTAGGAACAAAAGATGCCCATATAGTTTTTATTACTCAGGAAATTACACAGTTTTAAGAGTTTTGTGCCAGGAACAATGGACAACAccaaatatatacttattataaGTCACAAtctcacagaaacacacacagcaGAAGTTGCTCTGTCAAGAATGTTGAGGAGGAGTTTCACAGAGGGTGGAAGATGATGAAAGCAAAGTGCTTTCCCAACACTAAGGCTCTATGCTacgaaaaaaagaaaggaaaggaggataACATGTTTCATATTGAAGCAATGGATGAAAAATGCCTCCTATCTGAGAATGGAACAGCATCACTTCTATGATTTCCCTGCTGAAACTGCACAACCTGAGTCTAATTATCAGGAAATAATAGACAAACCCCAATTATTCTATAAAATCACCAGTCGATAATTTCCACAAATGTCAAGGTcttttcaaaaagcaaaataacTCCTGAGGAAATGTTCCAACTTAAAGGCTAAAGAGACGTGACAACTAAATGCAAATCGTGATCCCAGAAAAGAGCTATAAAGGACATTACAGGAACAGTTGCTGACATTTGCATATGGACTATGGATCAGACCATAGTATTgcataaatgttaaatttttgaTATTGGTAATTGCATTGTGGTTGTGTAAGAACATgtctttgtttttagaaaataaatcctGAGGAATAGAAGAGTAAACGGTATGAAGGGTAGCGGCAtacatcccctccccctccccccaaaaaatcccAAATGTGCCATAGGGATTATATTGAGTTGAAGGCAAACAAGACCCAGCAGACTCAGGAAGAACTCTCACTTCTCCCTTAACTGCCTAAGATAATTTAGATGGGGAACCTGTCTAGAAAGAGCTATTAccagaaataacatttttatctgAAAGACTTGCCTGCATGGCAGGACAAACATCTAATTACCaaacattttctcttctcttcttcctgtaAATTGCTGGTCTCCCCCTTTAAAACCCTGACCTCTATCCCATTCCTTAGTTCAGGATGGTATATAAGCCTCAATTGCCTAACTGCCTTTGGGCTTCACATTTTTATGGAGCTTCTgtatatacaaaattaaatttggtttcttctgttaatctgtcttatatCAATTTCATTAAGCCAGCTAAAAAacctaaaagagaagaaaaatattttccacccTACCagtgttaaattaattaaatgggaGGCCATTGGACTGAAATGATTCTACTGCCTATTAGCCTACAAAAGCAAACCAAATTTAAGCCTATAAAGGCCTTAAGAGATCAAAACCTAAGGCCAACCAATCACAATCAGCCAACTaggctttttttatatttttttttaattgatctcagagaggaagggagagggggagagagagatagaaacatcaatgatgagagagaatcattgatcggctgccttctgcatgccccgcacgggggatcaagcctgcaatctgagcatgtgccctgaccaggaatggaaatgcgatgtcttggttcataggttgatgctcaaccgttcagccatgccagccgggctaagcttttttttaaataaagcaaatgttTAACCTACAGTCCATCAAACactgttgacccttgaacaacacaaatttgaactgcatgggtccacttacatgcagattttttcaataagTATATTGGAAaaatttttggagatttttttaataCCATGAAGCAATCATATCAGTTATGCAAGGCTACCACAAAGCAATCATATTGCTGCTTCTTCATTATCACTGCATGAATTTGATGAAATCAATTCACTGCTcaatttgaattgatttttgttcaaataaactcttaaaatgcCTCCGTTTATTTTTTATCAAGGGCCTTGGTGTCTGCAACTTATTGTCAAGTGGCTTAGAAAAAAAGAGTGTGGGGAAAGTATACTAGTAAGCAATCAATGAATGAGGATAGTGCTATGTGAAGTTCCTTGGATATATGGATGTTCCTTGTACCAAAGCTTGCAATGTTTTTGTAAGTTTAAAATACTATCCTAATAAAaagttatgtatatatatataaatatatatatatatatatataaaaggctaatatgcaaagtgtcccggcgggagtttgaccaggagaccacgagtttgattgctcactatgacgtgtgctgaccaccagggggggcgtggagcaaaggaaggccctggccagcagccagaaggccctgatcagccctgatcaccagctcacctaataaattcataattcttcaccccttttggcctcgtgggttcctccttcagcgaccctAACATTACCCTTGAGACAGCCTGGACGAAcctgagagtattatgctaagtgaaataagccagtcagagaaagataagtatgacatgatctcacttatatgtggtatcatctaatgacaaaataaactgatgaacaaagtagcttcagagtcatagaagcatggaatagactgatgaatctcagaggaaatggggagaaggggcaggaagagattaaccaaagaatttatatgcatatatgcataacccatggacatagacaatagtgcggtaaaggcctgagggtgggggcggggtggaggggaacaatggaaaaaaagggggacacctctaatattttcaacaataaagttaagttttcagacaaaagaaaactagaaatcgGACCAAGGTGTCTTTCTCAAGAGCCCACATTTTATTCACTAATCAATCTGCTTTTGAGACAATGTAGTTCAGAGATCTATAGATATTTTATAGAGTATTTCAATTTCCTTGTCAACGCAGCCCTGCAATATTGGTGTTATCATCCTCACTTTTACATACAAAGAAAATGAGATGGAGAACTAATATAATTTGTTCAAATTCACAAAAGCTAGAAAGTCATGGAGGCAAAATGTCAACACAGTCTGTCCCTTTTACCCATCAAGACAGCAAAAATAGACTATATTTTGAAGAATTTGgtataatcaacaaaataataaacccCCAAGCTAATATTAAATGATCTCATGAGAACTTTAATAAAATAGCCCTCAAGGCAAAAGATAGCTTTTTAATGGTTCTAAACATTgtcagaaaactttttttttttcattttaatttttaaaatgtatgcacactcacacactagGTCTGTGGCTTTTTCTTACCCCAGTTTATTGGTGgtgttctctctccttcctccatcccactctctgcctcttcttcctatgtcccctcaccccctttccctttcttcctttcttcccttgtAAAAAAAGGTCACAAAGTTTcctgctgccccctagtggtttCATCCTGGAAATGGCAGCCACGttaggaaacaaaatatttatagacaataataaaatgacacttcATATCCTTTAGAGTTTTTGAAGACAGTGGGCCAAAGGGGTGAGAGGAAAGGGTCCGTGATTACTGACAAGTTCTTTAACCTTGCAGGGCCTGGACAAATGCACCCATGAAGTGAAagttaaaatgtttccttttcacaGCCCCTGTGGGCTGAGATAACACAGTAAACAGTCATGAAGCACAATACACTCTTAGTGATAGgtaattattatttacttttaacaACCCTATAAAgttgagtaaactgaggctcagcacagcttactgatttttttaacttaactCAGCCAGCAAACTATAGAATTAGGCCCATAATCCAAGTTTTTCTACTCTAATTCTAATTCTTTTCATACCTCAGTATCTCAAAGTAACAGTTGATAAGGAGAAatgttaagaatttttaaagtcttaaagGGATATTTTCATACACTCTTGTGTTTTCCATTAAGtccaaaaaaatatacatttaattggTCAGTGACCCATCTCTAGAATGTGTCTTAAAATTGCAAGAAGCACACCAAGATTTGTGTCCAAAACATGTTCGCAAATCATTATTTATCATAGTACTAAGTTGAAATAAACtttggtaaaaaataataattgtttgtatttattgAACAGTTGCTGTTTTAAGGGTTATAAGTACATCAAAGCATTCAATGAGGTAGGTagtattattatctccacttagcatatgaggaacctgaggaacagagaggttaagggccTTGCCCATGGTCAAATATTAGGGAGTAGTagagccaggaattgaactgagatATTTCTCAAGAGTCCATGTTCTACTCACTAATCAATCTGCTTCTGAAACAGCATCATCCATGGATCCACCCCATATTCGATTGCATGGTAGCACTTATGGTGGAATATTGTGCAACCATAAAAATTAGATTTTCAGTAAGTATTAAATTATATGGGAACAtgcttacattaaaatattaagggAATAAACAGTATGCAAAATTGCAAACTATATTATATCAGtcatagaatgtgtgtgtgtgtgtgtgtgtgtgtgtgtgtgtgtgtgtgtgtgtatgcacgtgCCCAAAGCCAAATCTAAATAATACCTTTCTCCAAGCTATGGGTTATGACTAATTCTGTTTTCTAGATAGCCTGAACTTTTGTAATGAGACAGAACTACTGTGATCATCAAaacatttagattaaaaaatattttagggtaGCCCTGCCAGGGTAATTCAGTTGCTTAGCGTGTCCCAATacgccagggttgcaggtttgatcctgcacatacaagaatcaacccatgaatgcataaataagtggaacaacaaactcatgtttttctctccctctctctccctctctctccctctctctctaaatcaataaataaataaattaaaggtgCTTTAAGAAATACCAGAATTTCCAAGAACAGAATTAAGTTTTCCTTTGCAGTAAAATAATGAATCAGGAAGTGTGAATGGAAAAGATTTGCACGAAAAACGAAGATTGGGAATAGAGGAAGGATGTTCAGATCAGAAAGGGAAGCGCCTAGGAGAGACTGTTTATTGGGGCACCAGTGCTGGGTTAACTTAGCACTGGAACCTGCTTTTGATTGGTGTCAGCTCTTCAGAGGCTGTCTTCTGACAGTCATTAGGATTCACTACAGACTGAAGTGGTATGGATGGAGGATCTGATGCCTTCCCTGATAGGAAGACCTATCACCCCAACAGGTATAATTTCTGATTTGGAGAGTTTCAAAGGTGCTGTGGAAAAACAGCAAAGACAGCCCTCTTTGGCACAGTAATCCTAAAAGGCTCGCTGCTTTTTGACAGCCCCCTCTGGGCAGGGCCTATCAGCAGCACCAGATGGGGTGGACATAGGCCCATCTTGAGGTGGCATCCTCCCAACCACCTGCACGAGCCAATCATATCACTCCCAGGGAAAGCCTGCGGCTCAGGATCATAACACTTGGCCCCAAGCACTGTACGGTGTGTGCCTTCTGCCTCCCTGAGCAAGTTGAGGTTGAGCTGCAGAGCCTGACCTTCAACATGCCTTTCGAATTCCTCTGCATACAGATTAGATAAGGGTtgggttttgtgttgttgttctgtggttttttttcccccctattggAAACTGCCAATTACTTTAGAACTCCTTGCTTAGTGCACGAGTCAGATATTTCAGTTTTGCAATGCGATGTTggagttgatctcttccctcggAAAAACTGCTAGTTGGTGGTGGTCAACAGAAGTCTTGACATAAACATTAGCAAGGAAGGGTCTTGCTGAGACTCGCATAGAAAagctcaaaggaaaaaaagaaaaaaaaagaagaggctgAAGGAAAAATTGGGAGAACTCATTTCAGCATGAAGCTACAAGATGGAAGAAGTACGTTTAACTCAAACAAATGCTGCCCCTTGACCAACAGATGCAGGAAGATTTTACTCCCAATAACGGCAGCTCCTGCGACAGGAATCTGGCTCCTCCGAGCACAGcttcctctcctgctgctgtTTGCTGGCCTGCAGAGACCCACGGTGAGTTCCCAGGTGGAGCATAATTGAGGAGGTGGTCTCTCTCTGATTAAAGCTCCAATAGAGCGTTCTCCTGGTGACCTTTCAATGGCCGTTAGGCACTGTGGATCTGATTTCATTCAGACATGGTAAGTTTTGCTGGCGAAGAGTgtggaaaaaattatttgaaattgtgTAATTCTTTAGTTTATAAACCTGACATGGATGCTAGAGGTATGGCATTATTTTCTGGATTCTCCACAAAATTTAAGTAAAACTGTTTTTGTAGGACAAATAATGCAAAATTAGCCAAGTCTATGTGCCTTTTGACTGTATCATATGGATCAATTCAAAAGAAGTATTATAATTTAAAGTTCCACCTAAGGAAAAACAacctaatattaaaaaataactgactACATAGTTGACATCTAGTAATATAATGAATTTTTAGAGTTTACCATAAGAAGGATTTGACAAAATGTGGTattattgatttgttgttgttgttttggcttAAATAGATTCTCTAGATTTACTTGTAAAGTTGCTATAAAGAGTTATTGGTTGAAATTATTTAAGcagtcttaaaatttttttctaatttataacaACTAGATGGTTTAACATAAATAACAGTAAAAATACCAAATGGtatgttttttttagtttcagcCTCAAATCTTTGATATTGACTAGATGGAATTGTATTTCTTAATATATTCCTTAATGAGTACAGTTCATTAGAAAAGCATCATTGCTTTGTCAAGCAGGAAAGATCTTGGGATTTAGATCATGGAAATATGGCTCTGCATGATGGGCTAATGGCATTTAGTGAACTTATATTCAAACTATAATCTTAGTTTAATATGCACTAGGTATCAATACGTAATATTCAATTGGATCCCCATTAGAAAATGTGTTTTGCCCACTCCTGGAACTTTGCTAGGCACACTCCCGACCACTGTCCACTCTTTACTCACTCCACTACGGGAGGTGGGAAAATTTACTTGATTGGTAACATAAGGAAGGAAAGTTGGGTATGCTGACTTTGACTCTGCTTTTCTTCCTCCGGGAGCTGGCCTGACAGCAAAGGCCAGGAGTTCTGTGTTTCTCCATGAAAGGAATCACACCAGGGTAGGCTGCAATTCAGCACTCCCTACAGCTGCGTGGGCAAGCCTGCCTCATTCTGGGGTTTATTTCTAACAAGCCCACTCGCCATCAGATCTAAAGATGTGAGCCCCAACATGACATGATTCATAAATGCAAATGATATTTTAGCCTTCATATTTGctccttttttctcattttttttttacagaaactgAATAGGGGAGAGGGCTATAATTTACTGGGAATCCCCTGGAGGACCCAACTTTATTCATCACTTAagtcttttattaaataaacttcAAAGGCTTAATATAGCTTTAGGTATGTATAAAAGAGGTAGTTCTTTAAACACCCATGAGGAAATATGAAGGAGGTCAGTAGatgaaatagaaactaaaactaAACTTTAAGGTTATTAATTCTTTTCTTCAACATAGCCaatgtgcaaaaataaaaaaataccatgaTTTTGGTGATACAAACAAGATCAATGGCTCTGATTGGGGAGATGCGCATTTTTGAGCTTTCAGTGATATGTATCGAAACAAACTCAATCTCTAACACAGGCCACTGATATAGGAAGGACAGGAGCAGTGTAATGATTATAAGTGAAACTTACTTCAGCAAATACTGGTTTTGAGAAGATGGTCTTATAGAGTATAGAAAATCTGCTATCAGATTCATCATCTGATTGGAAAAATTATAatcaagatttttcttttcttataggcTGCAATTAAAATCAACTTTGACTTGGCACCAGATTCCTTTGACGATCAATACCAAGGCTGCAGCCAACAGGTCATGGAGGAGCTAAGTCAAGGGGATTACGTCACAGAAGAACTAGAAGCCCAGACAAATTATTACAAGGCCTGGAACAGTGCCCATTTAACCTGGCTAAACCGAGCTAAAGCTCTCCCTAAGAACATGACGATCACACATGCTGTGGCCATCTTGGTTTACACATTGAACAACAATGTGCGCTCTGAATTCACTAAAGCCATGGCCAGCGCTGCCAGGTCTCCATGGCAGTATAAACACTCATTCCATTTCAAATATCTACATTACTACCTGACCTCAGCAATCCAGCTGCTGAGGAAAGGGATTGCCATGAAGAATGATTCTCTGTGCTACCAAGTGCATCATGAGGCCGATTTCTACTTGAAAGCCTACATAGGTGCCACCCTTCGATTTGGTCAattcctgcccacctccctcctaaGAAAAGAGGCACAGGAGTCTGGGAACCAAACTCTATTTACCATATTTACCTGCCTGGGTGCACCTGTACAAGACTTCTCTCTCAGGGAAGAGGTTCTGGTCCCTCCCTATGAGTTGTTTGAAGTTGTAAATATGAGCTACCACCCAAGAGGAAATTGGTTGCAATTGAGGTCAACTGGAAATCTGAGCACATATAACTGTCAGCTGCTAAAAggtattattattgatttaaatTGAATTCACTCTCATCAGAATCACAGGCTATTATTCTTTTAAAGGCCAAGAACAGAGAAATCAGCCTTCTATAATGATGGAACTGACagattggggaggggggcagtctGATTTAttggtttctcctctcttctttctctttaactACCTCTAGGAAAATACATTTCTGCAATGGCACTAATATAGGGGGCATTCTAGATGAGAGAGTAAACCTCTACTGGAAAAGATAGTCCATAAAATATAGCGTCTTTATCTTCTCCCTCAAACTCACGTTTTTGTTATGATCATTTCATAAATAAGGAGTGCTACAAGTAAAGCAGGAGGCatgactcattcattcactcttatCTATCACGTGTCTTCTGTGTTCCAGGAACTGGCCTAGGCGGCCCCAGGCAATATAACAGGAATAAAGCAGAACTACTATACTAGGAAGATTTTAAGTCCAATGAGAAATGGAAATATGAACAAATATCTACACACAAAAGTACAAAGTAACACACCCAATGTTTAAACAATGGCTGTAGCTGCTCACTGTAGGAAGCTATTCATTCTCTCTGGGGAAAGTGGGGAAGACTTCATAGTAGAGGACCACGGGGAATGGGGGTTTTCagtgagaggagaaaggaagagtcATTTCAAGCACAAAACAGTATATACTACATCACAGAGATTTAAAATAGCCTAGTGACTTCAGGGAATCTCCAGAATTCTGGACGGCTGCAATGTAGGATGTGCAGGACATAGAAAAGGATTGGGAATAGAAAGAGAGTAAGAGAGTGAGTGGATCAGGAGAGTTCTGAGGGAGACCAACTATAAAAACTCATGTATTCCATGCCCAGGACCTTTGAACTGCATGCTGTATGTAGGTAATGAGAAGACACTAGAAGTTTTTAAGGAATGGAGGGAGCATCATTTAGATCAATACTTTAGCAAGAGCTCTGATGATACTGGGGGAAATGAATTGAAGCAGGAGAAGTTAGAGATAccacaataccaaaaaaaaatattgttaagctctttttttagaaaaacacatGGCTGATTCCATTTTATCTTTGTATGTTGCCAGCCATAGTCAATTCACAGAGTAATAGTTATGTAGCAAATGCTGTGCCCTATTTGATTTAGAGGGAAGGGGAATGTTCTTATCCACATGTGCAgttgtttactctttttttttaaatgtatctttattgatgaaagtattacaaatgtcccccttccctctccgccCCCAATGAACCCGCCTtcaacccacccccaccccatccccataccttcaccacactattgtctgtgtccatgggttatgcatatatgcatgtaagttctttagcgaatctctccccaccccccaccacccacccctgccttctctcagagatttgttggtctgttccatgcttccatgtctctggatctatttcattcatcagtttactttgttcataaTATTCTACATATGACATCCTGTGagacttgtctttctttgactagcttatttctcttagcataatattctccagatacctccatgctgtctcaaagggtaagagttccttcttttttacagctgcatagtattccatagtgtaaatgtaccacagctgttttatccactcatctactgatgagtacctggactgtttccagattttagctattgtaaattgtgctgctgtgaacataggggtgcatatattctttctgatgggtgttcctggattcttaggatatagttcCAGAAGTAGtcttgctgggtcaaaaggcagttccatttttaattttttgaggaacctcaatactgttttccacagtggctgcaccagtctgcattcccatcggcagtgcactagggttccctttactccacatctttgccagcacttgtcatttgttgatttgttgatggtagccattctggaaggtgtgaggtgatacctcattgtcattttaatttgcatctctctgatgattaatgacgttgagcaatttttcatgtctttttggccatttgtatgtccactttggagaattgtctatttaggtcctttgctcattttttcattgaattgttttcttccttttgttaagctgcatgaattttttatatattttggaaattaaagccttaccagatgtatcattggtaaatatgttctcccatacagtgggctccctttgcactttgttgattttttttttgtatgtacacATCCAGTtataccaacaccatttattgaagagactgtcttgactccattgtatgttcttgcctcctttgtcaaatgttaactgagcataatggcttgggtcagtttctggggtctctgttctgttccattgatctatatgtctgttcttgtgccagtaccaggcggTTTTGATTATGgcagctttgtagtataatttgatatctggtattgtgatttctttaactttgttcttctttctcaagattgtcaTGGATATtgacaatatataaatttttggagtatttgttctagatctgtaaatatgctgttggtattttaataggggttgcattgaatcgTGTGGACAtattaatgatgctaattctaccaatccatgaacatggtatattcttccacttgtttatatctctcACTGAAAACCCCCATTCCTACTTCAAGTTCCCTATAGTCCTCTACTAGGAAGTCTTCCTCATTTCCCCAGAAAGAATGAATAACTTTCTGCAGTGAGCAACTACAACCATTATTTAAACATCAGGTATGTTACTTGGTACTTTTGTGTGTGCAGAGAAGGCAGCTCCATCCTCTGTTCCACCTtatctaagcctcaatttccatTGTGCTAATTAGCACAATCACTTTagttgaagacaaaaaaaaaaactatatacacTTGGAATGGACACAACAAATATCCACCTAgtctactaaaaaaaaagaaaaaaaagaggagggtTTTGATTGGCTTCAAAATACTTTCAGCTATTAACTgcaatgtgtttttctcaatgAGTAAGTTATATCTGAGAATTTTCTTAAAGTCATTTCTGTCAACTGATAAATAATACTCTATTTATCCCAACATCCTGGAGCAGTATTGGATTGATCCAAACATGAACAATGGGAGGAGGGAAATTATGTGTTTTCTGGTCTGGGAGTCTTTCGCTGGGATGGACTGAGATCAATGTGCTgtaggagaagaaaaataattttccctctactcttctaggttcttggctgagacccaccctctcccaccataatgaaaagacagattaacaagaaaaataataattttatacataCAGGAGCTCCATAAAAATATAAGACTCCAAGGCAGTTAGTCAACTGAAGTTTATAACGTTCCTGAGCTAAAGAAAGGAATGGGGGTCTGGGCTTCAAAAGGGAGGAAGACAATTCATAGGAAGATGAGAAGAGTAAATATTTTGGAAAGCCAATGTTTACCCTGCCATTTAGATAAGTCTCTCTGATATAAAAGGTTATCTCTGGTAGTAGCTCTCTTCCTTTACAGGAAcctctaaattcttttaggcagttaaGGGGGAGGTAAAAAGCTTTTCCTGAATCTGCTGGCCttgattgccttcagctcaaaataatcatcatgccaaagaggcatattttggggtgacatgTTCCTAATTTTCTAGGTAACTGCTTTCTCCTAGTCATCTGGACTGTGTGATTCGCCTCAGCCTAGAGAACTCACAGGTGGTGTTCTAGAGTACTTATATCCAATTCCTCATGAAACTGGAACCATCTCAGGAGACTGTTTcttgtccttttcattttttttttactagcagAAGCCATAAGCTATTCTATGTCCCAAAAAGTCCCTATGAGCCAGCAACTTATGCTTCCTCTCTTGTTCCCTCTTAACTTGGAAGACATGATATTTGAAAGCCAACATGAACACATTTAAAACTAGCCAGCCAGAACACTGTAATTCTCCCAATGAAGAGACAATAGATTAAAGAGTATTCCAGCCCTTCAGTGTATTTCAAAATTGGTTCTGTTAACTTGCAACTGCAGTTCTCAAGTTCAAAGAGTTCCCATGAATCTGTTGCCTTCAGAGAGTTGAGGGGTCAAATTAGTAGCATAATCTATTTAGGGAGTGAATTTGCAAATGAAAAGTTGTTTAAGACATTCTAAACTAATAGCTTTCCCTTCTAATTCTCTCCTCACATGGCCTATACTGGTTACTATAGAAACAGATGTTTTCAGACCCATGGAAAGACTCAAACTATTTGGCAGGCTAGTGTGTGTTAGTTATTTGCCCTTAAATGTTGCTTCTTCAGCAAAATAATCTGTGCCAAAAATCTGTAGACACACAAATACATGCTCTG
Encoded proteins:
- the ART4 gene encoding ecto-ADP-ribosyltransferase 4 isoform X2, with the translated sequence MAAIKINFDLAPDSFDDQYQGCSQQVMEELSQGDYVTEELEAQTNYYKAWNSAHLTWLNRAKALPKNMTITHAVAILVYTLNNNVRSEFTKAMASAARSPWQYKHSFHFKYLHYYLTSAIQLLRKGIAMKNDSLCYQVHHEADFYLKAYIGATLRFGQFLPTSLLRKEAQESGNQTLFTIFTCLGAPVQDFSLREEVLVPPYELFEVVNMSYHPRGNWLQLRSTGNLSTYNCQLLKASSKKCIPAPVVIAALSFLIIVTIALKSGI
- the ART4 gene encoding ecto-ADP-ribosyltransferase 4 isoform X1, translated to MKLQDGRSTFNSNKCCPLTNRCRKILLPITAAPATGIWLLRAQLPLLLLFAGLQRPTAAIKINFDLAPDSFDDQYQGCSQQVMEELSQGDYVTEELEAQTNYYKAWNSAHLTWLNRAKALPKNMTITHAVAILVYTLNNNVRSEFTKAMASAARSPWQYKHSFHFKYLHYYLTSAIQLLRKGIAMKNDSLCYQVHHEADFYLKAYIGATLRFGQFLPTSLLRKEAQESGNQTLFTIFTCLGAPVQDFSLREEVLVPPYELFEVVNMSYHPRGNWLQLRSTGNLSTYNCQLLKASSKKCIPAPVVIAALSFLIIVTIALKSGI